The genomic DNA AACTTGCGCCGAAAGCAGTTGACCAGCCTCAAAAATCTCTCACCTTTATGGCCGGGTATAAACCGCAGGCCAATTTGCCTTTTGTGGGCGTTTATGTGGCCCAGGAAAAAGGCTTTTTTGCCGACGAAAAGTTGCAAGTAACCATTCAACACTCCGCCGGCGGCGGCGAACACCTGCAACTCCTGGCCGTTGGCAAAGTGGATGTGACCACCCAAGATGCCGCCATCCTACTCAAACGCCGCGCCGACCCCGGCCTGCCGCTGGTGTCCATTGCCTTGATCGGCCAGCAGGGACAGCAGGCGTTTGTGGCGCTGGCCGATTCCGGAGTTAAGTCGCCCCGGGATTGGGTTGGCAAAAACGTGGGGTACAAAGGTTCGCCCCCTCCCGACCTCTTTGCCCTGATGGCCGCGGCCGGCGTGGATCAGGCTAAAGTGAACCTGGTCAACGTTGGCTTTGATCCCCGCGCCCTGACCGAGGGCTTGGTTGACGTTTATCCGGTATTCAAATCAAACGAACCCTACCTCATTCAGCAGTGGGGTTATGGCCTGACCATGTGGGAAGCCGCCGATTACGGCATCCCCAACCTGGGTTTAACCTACGTCACCACGCCCGCCATTATTGAGCAAGACCCGGACCGCATGGCCCGGTTCCTGCGGGCTGCTCTGGCGGGCATTGAGTATGCCCGCCAACACCCCGACGAAGCGGTGGAGATTGTGTTAAAATACGCCGGCGAGCAGGCCGACCCTGCCCACATGCGCTACATGCTTGATACAGAACTGGCCGACGCCGTCTCCCCTGTTACCGAGGCCCACGGCCTTGGCTGGCAGACTATTGAACAGTGGCAGGCCCTGCAAGACATGCTGGTGGAATACCAGGCTATGGAAAAACCGATAGATGTGGAACAGGCGTTTACCAACAACCTGCTGCCGCAAAATACCGGGCCATAGGTGAGTTTTCTCAAAACACCCCCAGGCCAGGTATAATATCGCCAGCTAAAAATGATGAGGTCGTCTTGATCAATGCCATTGTTTAAAATTAAAACCTGGTCTGGGGTCTCCCTGATTATCTGGTGGGGGCTGCTCACGCCAGCCTGTCTGGCCACGCCGCCGTCTAATCCCGGCCCGGTTGTCACTTCTGCGCCAATCACGCCGTCCCTGTCCCCTCAAAGCACTTCAACTGCCACCCGGCCCGCTGCGCTCCACGACGCCCCAACAATGTCCTCCCCTTCCACACCCACCAAATCATCCTTCAGCAGCCAAAACGATCTCTTAACCCTGCCTACCGCTTCGGCAACGCCCACCGCGGTCAGTATTCCCTGCACGGTGAACGTAAACACATTGCCTCTCCGAGAAGGCCCCGGCCCGGGCTACCGCCTGATCAAAACACTATCAACAAACGAAGCAGTGTCCGCTTTTAAGTGCGCTCCCGGCGGTGAATGGCTACTGGTAGAAACCAGACAAAAAGAAATTGGCTGGCTCCAGGCTAACGCTGTTGCCTGTCAAAATGACCTCACCCGCCTGCCCATGGCCGGGGGCGTCACCCCTCCAACGCCCCTTCCGGCGCCCCCCGGCGCGCTACCCTCCCCCAAAGCAACCTTTCCGGCCGTTACCCCCGCGCCCACGCCCACCCTGCCGGCCAATGCCTGGCGCGGCGAATATTACGATAACGCCAGCCTGTTGGGTGAGCCGGTTTTGATCCGCGAAGACCCGGACCTTAATTTCAACTGGATTTTGGACAGCCCGGCCCCCGGCCTCCCGGCCGATAATTTTTCGGCGCGCTGGACGCGCCTGTTTGACTTTATTGAAGGCGGCGATTATCGCTTTTTTGCCGAAGTTGATGACGGCATCCGCCTGTACGTGGACGGCTGGCTGGTGATTGACGCCTGGCATACTTTTCTGCCCGTCCCCTATTCCGGCGACTTTGCCGACATTGAGCCGGGCTACCACGTTATTACGGTGGAGTATTTTGAATCCGGCGGCCATGCCAATATAAAAGTGTGGGCCGAAAAAACCCGCTTTATCGCCGCCGAATGGCGCGGGGAATACTATGATAATGCCGACCTGCAAGACCCGGCCTTTTTGATTCGCAGCGATGAAACCATTGATTTTGATTGGGGTGAAGGCTCGCCCGCCCCCGGCATTGAGGGCAATAGCTTTTCTGTCCGCTGGCGTAAAACGTTCTTTTTTGAGGGCGGGGATTACAAATTTTTTGCCCAAATAGCCGATAGAGACCGGGTAAAAATTTACCTGGATGGCTGGCTGCTGGTTGACGAGTATCAAGAGGACGGCGGCCTGGTGAGCGGTTACTTTGCCCAGGTGGGCGCGGGCTACCACGATATAACTGTGGAGTACCACGAAAATGTAGGCCGGGCCGGGATCAAGTTTTATTGGGAGAAGGATTAAATACCGTCATAATCAAGCCGACAAATTCTCCGGCCCAAAACTGTGGGGCAGTAAATCGGAAAAAGTAAATACTTTGTAATTACCTTCAATGTCGCCGATAATTACGGTCAGGTTGGGGGCAAACTCGCGCAGTACCTGGCGACACACGCCGCAGGGCATACCACCGTTTATCGTAACCACGGCGATGGCCGCAAAATCTTTATGTCCCTCAGACACGGCCTTAAACACAGCTACCCGCTCGGCGCACATCGAGGGGCCGTAGGCGGCATTTTCCACATTGCAGCCCGGGTAGATTTTGCCATCGGCAGTCAACAAAGCCGCGCCTACTTTGTAGTGCGAGTAAGGGACATAGGCGTATTCGCGGGCCTTAAGTGCTTCTTCGATCAAATGACCCCATTGAACATTGAGAGGAGTTTTAGCCGAGTCGGTCATAATTATCAGGTTAGCAGCCGCTAAATATTCAAACCTGCAACAATTTTACGGGGAGTCTGAAACCGTTTTACGCGGGTTACTCATCAACCTGGATGCGCTTTTTTCATCAGCCGCTCTGGTCTTGCCCTTCTGACCATTCCCTGCGTTATCCTGTAACTGTTGAATTTTCACCCGGCCAATGCGGCGTCCCTCCACCGCCAACACCGTTAAACGACTCTCGCCCACCTCCACAAAATCGCCCACTTCAGGCACGCGACCAAGCACTGAATAAACCAGCCCGCCCAGGGTATCGCTCTCGTCGGTGGGCAGGTCAATAGACATAATATTGTTGATGTCGTCCAAATCCGCACGGGCGTTAAAAATATACTCGCTATCGGAAATACGCTCCATGAAGAACTCTTCGCTGTCGTACTCGTCCTGAATTTCACCCACAATTTCTTCCAAAATATCCTCAATGGTTACCAAGCCGGCCATCCCGCCATATTCGTCAACCACAATGGCAATATGCACTTTTTCCCGCTGCAACTCGCGCAAAAGGTCGCTGACCGGTTTAGTTTCGGGCACATAGTAAGCATCACGCACCAAACATTGTACCTCATCCGGCGCAACGCCATCGCGCCAGTGAGCCAGCAAATCTTTGGCATAGAGGATGCCCTCAATATTATCAATGCTCTCTCTGTAAACCGGCACCCGTGAGTGGCCGGCCGCCACGATAATATCAAGGGCCTGACGCACCGACGTTCCCGCCTCAATCGCCACCACGTCAATGCGCGGTACCATAATCTCGCGGGCCAGGGTATCATCCAGGTTGAAGATAGAATAGATCATCTCCTTTTCATCTTCTTTCAATGCTCCGCCTTCTTCGCTGGCATCCACGTAAGTGCGTAAATCCTCTTCGGTGATAATCCCCAACCCCTCGCTCTCTCCTTCACCGGAACGGCCGGTCAGCATCCAGCTAACCTTGGTCACAAGCCGGGCCAGGGGAGTGGCCAGCCGGGATAATAGGTAAATGGGGTGAATTGTCCACAGGGCTATGGTTTCAGCATAGTTACGGGCAATATCCCGGGGAATAAGTTCACCCAGAATAAGAGTAGTTAAAGCCGCCACCACAACAATGATAGCCGCGGCAATGAGGTTACTGATAGAGATAGCCCGGGCTAAAGGGGTGGTGTAAACCAAAACCGCAAAAGCGATAATGGAAAAACCGATAAATTTGAGGGCAAGTTGCTCGGTGGCCAACAAACGAGAAGCATCCTCGGCCAGATCATCAACCAACTCGGCCCCCCGCCGACCTTCTTCAAGTAATTGTAACCGCCGCCACTTGCGAGTAGAAACGATAGCCTCTTTTGCCGCGGCAAAAAAAGCGTGCAACGCCAGCAAAATCAAAAGAACAATTATAGACGCCGTACTGTCAGGGTCCAACCAAGTACTCCAAGATAAAACAAACTAGAAATTTATCACTATTCTGACGCTGTATTGATATCTTTCAAGCGGGCCGGGACGCCATAGGCCACTGCGCCATCAGGTACATCTTTCTTGACTACGGAACCGGCGCCCGTTTTGGCGTTTTTTCCAATATTGACCGGGGCCACCAACATCGTATCGCTGCCAATGAACGCTCCATCACCAATGTTTGTTTGGTGTTTATTGACTCCATCATAGTTGCACGTAATGGTTCCGGCCCCAATGTTGACATCCGTGCCAATGGCGGCATCGCCTAAATAACTAAAATGGCCCATCTTGGTGCCTGGGCCCAGGTACGAATTTTTGACCTCGCCAAAATTACCCATGTGGACTCCTTCGGCCAGGTGGGACCCCTTTCGCAGATGGCCAAACGGGCCAATATCCACGTTATTTTCCATCACTGCCTGCTCAACCACCGAAAACCGAATCTGACAATGATCACCGATGGTGGAGGCCTCAATATAACTATTAGGGCCAATGATACAATCACGCCCAATGGTGGTTTGACCCATCAGAAAAGTGTTGGGATAAATAACCGTGTCTGGGCCTATGGTTACGCCCAACTCAATATAAGTGGTCGCCGGATCAAGCATGGTCACCCCGGATTCCATCAGCTTTTGGTTGACCCGCTGGCGCAAGATAGCTTCAACATGGGCCAGGTGGGCACGATTGTTAATACCCAGCACTTCCGCTGGATCTGCTATGAGTTCGGTTTGAACTGTTTTGCCTTGCTCAACCGCAATCCCAATTAAGTTAGTTAAATAATTGTTTTCTTTGTCCCCCGGGGTCACTTTTCCCAAATGATGCCACAGCCACTCAGCCTCAACAACATAAATACCCGTATTTAGCTCACAAACGGCCCGCTGCTCTGGCGTGCAATCAATCTTTTCAACAACTGCTTGCACAGCTCCCTGCTCGTCTCGCACCACCCGGCCCAAGCCAAAAGAATGTTCCCGCTCTACCACCAACATGGCTAATGGGCCTTGCGTTCTCTGGTAAACCGCAACCAGGTCTTGTAAGGTTTGGGGAGATAGTAACGGCATATTTCCATAAGTCGTCAATATAGCATCAGCTTTTCTTTCCAGCAAAGCACGGGCCTGCTGAACCGCATGCCTGCGGTCCGACTGCGGTGACTGAATAACAAAAGAGGTCTCATCGCCAAATTCAGCCTGTATCCGGTCATTAACTTCAGGCCCTACAATAACCACGGTCTCCACCGGGTTTAAAGCTTTTACTGTCTCTAATACATAACCCAACATCGGTTTTCCCAGAATTGGGTGGAAGCTGGCGGGAGTTTTAGATTTCATCTGGTCATCTATACCGACGGCCATAATTACAACAGCTAAATTCATCAGGTAACTCGCTTAGGATCGGGCTTAACCAACATCCTCAAATGCAGTCAGAAAATTCAGCTATCTTACCGCTGAAGATGGAAGTTATCAAAACGTAGGTTCTTATTAAAAAATGGCGGTTCAATGGGGTAACAATCCATAAACAAGGAGGATTAGATTTACTGCAACTTTATTGTAACACAGGGTCAACAATATATCAATAGGGCCTAACCAGTGAGTTTCTTTTTAATTGAGTAACAATTTCTGGAAGCATACTCTTTTTAGTTTCGGTTTAGTTGGGTTAGGTTGCAGAAAATAAAAAAAGCCCTCTTGGCAATGACCTACTCTCCCGGAGGGTCGCCCCTCAAGTACCATCGGCGCTGGTGGGCTTAACTGCCGGGTTCGGGATGGAGCCGGGTGTACCCCCACCGCTAAAATCACCAAGAA from Anaerolineae bacterium includes the following:
- a CDS encoding ABC transporter substrate-binding protein encodes the protein MKHKLHFLLLFFLLAGCQLAPKAVDQPQKSLTFMAGYKPQANLPFVGVYVAQEKGFFADEKLQVTIQHSAGGGEHLQLLAVGKVDVTTQDAAILLKRRADPGLPLVSIALIGQQGQQAFVALADSGVKSPRDWVGKNVGYKGSPPPDLFALMAAAGVDQAKVNLVNVGFDPRALTEGLVDVYPVFKSNEPYLIQQWGYGLTMWEAADYGIPNLGLTYVTTPAIIEQDPDRMARFLRAALAGIEYARQHPDEAVEIVLKYAGEQADPAHMRYMLDTELADAVSPVTEAHGLGWQTIEQWQALQDMLVEYQAMEKPIDVEQAFTNNLLPQNTGP
- a CDS encoding cytidine deaminase translates to MTDSAKTPLNVQWGHLIEEALKAREYAYVPYSHYKVGAALLTADGKIYPGCNVENAAYGPSMCAERVAVFKAVSEGHKDFAAIAVVTINGGMPCGVCRQVLREFAPNLTVIIGDIEGNYKVFTFSDLLPHSFGPENLSA
- a CDS encoding HlyC/CorC family transporter — encoded protein: MDPDSTASIIVLLILLALHAFFAAAKEAIVSTRKWRRLQLLEEGRRGAELVDDLAEDASRLLATEQLALKFIGFSIIAFAVLVYTTPLARAISISNLIAAAIIVVVAALTTLILGELIPRDIARNYAETIALWTIHPIYLLSRLATPLARLVTKVSWMLTGRSGEGESEGLGIITEEDLRTYVDASEEGGALKEDEKEMIYSIFNLDDTLAREIMVPRIDVVAIEAGTSVRQALDIIVAAGHSRVPVYRESIDNIEGILYAKDLLAHWRDGVAPDEVQCLVRDAYYVPETKPVSDLLRELQREKVHIAIVVDEYGGMAGLVTIEDILEEIVGEIQDEYDSEEFFMERISDSEYIFNARADLDDINNIMSIDLPTDESDTLGGLVYSVLGRVPEVGDFVEVGESRLTVLAVEGRRIGRVKIQQLQDNAGNGQKGKTRAADEKSASRLMSNPRKTVSDSP
- the glmU gene encoding bifunctional UDP-N-acetylglucosamine diphosphorylase/glucosamine-1-phosphate N-acetyltransferase GlmU is translated as MNLAVVIMAVGIDDQMKSKTPASFHPILGKPMLGYVLETVKALNPVETVVIVGPEVNDRIQAEFGDETSFVIQSPQSDRRHAVQQARALLERKADAILTTYGNMPLLSPQTLQDLVAVYQRTQGPLAMLVVEREHSFGLGRVVRDEQGAVQAVVEKIDCTPEQRAVCELNTGIYVVEAEWLWHHLGKVTPGDKENNYLTNLIGIAVEQGKTVQTELIADPAEVLGINNRAHLAHVEAILRQRVNQKLMESGVTMLDPATTYIELGVTIGPDTVIYPNTFLMGQTTIGRDCIIGPNSYIEASTIGDHCQIRFSVVEQAVMENNVDIGPFGHLRKGSHLAEGVHMGNFGEVKNSYLGPGTKMGHFSYLGDAAIGTDVNIGAGTITCNYDGVNKHQTNIGDGAFIGSDTMLVAPVNIGKNAKTGAGSVVKKDVPDGAVAYGVPARLKDINTASE